One genomic segment of Protaetiibacter intestinalis includes these proteins:
- a CDS encoding serine hydrolase domain-containing protein, producing MTDRSPALDGFVAPGFERVAEAFAEAFETPETGAALCVLQHGWVVVDLWGGYADARTGRRWERDTASAVFSCTKGLMSILAARAVADGVLDYGRPVAEYWPEFAQAGKGGVLVSEVLAHRSGLSAPREPASRAQALDWDAMTALLAAQAPLWEPGTGHAYHALTHGWLVGELLRRVRGTGPAELVATELAEPLGASVHLGVPADSALDIAQMVVGEELARLTHEQRQAARPDRVDWGERALTLGGAFPLELVAPDEGFNAPAVRAAVIPGAGGIATARGLATVWSATVVETDGVRLLDAATLAAAVRPQSEGPMLLAGEPPWARWGMGFQLDSEARRYLGPTGFGHDGAGGQVGFADPTHGIGFAFLTDVMEASRDARATRIIDALRSVVG from the coding sequence GAGGCCTTCGAGACGCCGGAGACGGGGGCGGCGCTCTGCGTGCTGCAGCACGGGTGGGTGGTCGTCGACCTGTGGGGCGGCTACGCGGACGCGCGGACCGGGCGTCGCTGGGAGCGGGACACCGCATCCGCCGTCTTCTCGTGCACCAAGGGGCTCATGTCGATCCTCGCGGCGCGGGCCGTGGCCGACGGGGTGCTCGACTACGGGCGACCGGTCGCCGAGTACTGGCCGGAGTTCGCGCAGGCGGGCAAGGGCGGCGTGCTCGTGAGCGAGGTGCTCGCCCACCGCTCGGGGCTGTCGGCGCCGCGGGAACCCGCCAGCCGCGCGCAGGCGCTCGACTGGGATGCCATGACGGCGCTGCTGGCGGCGCAGGCGCCCCTGTGGGAGCCGGGCACCGGGCACGCCTATCACGCGCTCACCCACGGCTGGCTCGTGGGCGAGCTGCTGCGGCGCGTGCGCGGGACGGGGCCCGCCGAGCTCGTCGCGACCGAGCTCGCCGAGCCGCTCGGCGCCTCGGTGCACCTCGGCGTGCCGGCCGACTCCGCCCTCGACATCGCGCAGATGGTGGTCGGGGAGGAGCTGGCGCGTCTCACGCACGAGCAGCGGCAGGCGGCCCGGCCGGACCGCGTGGACTGGGGCGAGCGCGCCCTGACCCTCGGCGGCGCCTTCCCGCTCGAGCTGGTCGCCCCCGACGAGGGCTTCAACGCCCCCGCGGTGCGCGCGGCCGTGATCCCGGGTGCGGGCGGCATCGCGACGGCCCGCGGGCTGGCGACGGTGTGGTCGGCGACCGTCGTGGAGACCGACGGGGTGCGTCTGCTCGACGCCGCGACGCTCGCGGCGGCGGTCCGACCGCAGTCGGAGGGCCCGATGCTGCTCGCGGGCGAGCCGCCCTGGGCGCGGTGGGGGATGGGCTTCCAGCTCGACTCGGAGGCCCGCCGCTACCTCGGGCCCACCGGCTTCGGGCACGACGGCGCCGGCGGCCAGGTGGGCTTCGCCGACCCGACGCACGGCATCGGCTTCGCGTTCCTCACGGATGTGATGGAGGCGAGCCGGGATGCGCGTGCGACCCGCATCATCGACGCGTTGCGATCTGTGGTGGGCTGA
- the pdxR gene encoding MocR-like pyridoxine biosynthesis transcription factor PdxR, with amino-acid sequence MADDWANSPAGGLDLHLELPRGGKADALAAAIRAAIREGRLAPGTRLPASRALARDLGAARNTIADVYGLLTAEGWLTARTGAGTWVGPRPDAATPPRRVDPWVVPRLDLRGGIPDASSFPRGEWAAAVRRATQSASAAELGYPPPFGLPVLRETLADYLARARGVHVDAARVAVGRGFGELLALVARALHAQGARTIAVEEYGHQTHRDILAAAGLRVVPLAVDADGAEVDRLHADAVLLTPAHQFPTGVPLSAARRASLVEWALGTGGTVIEDDYDGEFRYDFRAIGALQALAPEHVVYLGTASKSLAPAIGVAWAVVPDRVLESLDRARRLTGRGADPLTQRALTDFISGHHYDRHLRRQRAAYRTRRERLADAVAGIPDVRLSGLAAGLQCTLELPPGADEERITALAARDGLVLQGLASYLPEGRPSRRGPALVVGYGAPPAHLVEEAFATLVAAIRQETEAPR; translated from the coding sequence ATGGCGGATGACTGGGCCAATTCTCCGGCGGGCGGGCTCGACCTGCACCTCGAGCTGCCGCGCGGCGGCAAGGCCGACGCGCTCGCCGCGGCGATCCGCGCCGCCATCCGCGAGGGGCGCCTCGCCCCGGGGACGCGACTGCCGGCATCCCGCGCCCTCGCCCGCGACCTCGGGGCGGCCCGCAACACGATCGCCGACGTCTACGGTCTGCTCACGGCCGAGGGCTGGCTGACCGCCCGCACAGGTGCCGGCACCTGGGTCGGGCCGCGGCCCGACGCCGCCACTCCCCCGCGCCGCGTCGACCCGTGGGTCGTGCCGCGGCTCGACCTGCGCGGCGGCATCCCCGACGCGAGCTCCTTCCCGCGCGGCGAGTGGGCCGCGGCGGTGCGGCGCGCGACCCAGTCCGCATCGGCGGCCGAACTCGGCTACCCGCCGCCGTTCGGCCTCCCGGTGCTGCGCGAGACGCTCGCCGACTACCTCGCGCGGGCCCGCGGCGTGCACGTCGACGCCGCCCGTGTCGCCGTCGGCCGCGGCTTCGGCGAGCTGCTCGCCCTCGTCGCGCGGGCGCTGCACGCGCAGGGCGCCCGCACGATCGCCGTCGAGGAGTACGGCCACCAGACCCACCGCGACATCCTCGCGGCCGCGGGACTGCGTGTCGTGCCGCTGGCCGTCGACGCCGACGGGGCGGAGGTCGACCGGCTTCACGCGGATGCCGTGCTGCTGACCCCGGCGCACCAGTTCCCCACCGGCGTGCCGCTCTCGGCCGCGCGCCGCGCGAGCCTCGTCGAGTGGGCGCTCGGCACGGGCGGCACCGTCATCGAAGACGACTACGACGGCGAGTTCCGCTACGACTTCCGCGCGATCGGCGCCCTGCAGGCCCTCGCGCCCGAGCACGTCGTCTACCTCGGCACGGCGAGCAAGTCGCTCGCCCCCGCGATCGGCGTCGCCTGGGCGGTGGTGCCCGACCGCGTGCTCGAGAGCCTCGACCGCGCCCGACGCCTCACCGGTCGCGGCGCCGACCCCCTCACCCAGCGCGCCCTGACCGACTTCATCTCCGGCCACCACTACGACCGGCACCTGCGTCGGCAGCGCGCCGCCTACCGCACCCGCCGCGAGCGACTCGCGGATGCCGTGGCCGGCATCCCGGACGTGCGCCTGAGCGGCCTCGCCGCCGGCCTGCAGTGCACGCTCGAGCTGCCGCCCGGCGCCGACGAGGAGCGGATCACCGCCCTCGCCGCGCGCGACGGGCTCGTGCTGCAGGGCCTCGCCTCCTACCTGCCCGAGGGCCGCCCCTCGCGCCGCGGCCCCGCCCTCGTCGTCGGCTACGGCGCCCCGCCCGCGCACCTCGTCGAGGAGGCCTTCGCGACCCTCGTCGCCGCGATCCGTCAGGAGACGGAGGCGCCCCGGTAG
- a CDS encoding agmatine deiminase family protein produces the protein MPWRMPAETEPHERTWMAFPAAGTTLGDTAAEREECYAAWSAVARAIAEFEPVAMLVDPAEAANARNRLGASVAYLEAGVDEFWLRDHGPTFVLDDARPGVLGAVDWVFNGWGDRGWSEFALATRHARLVADAVGAELVASGLVNEGGGIHVDGVGTVLVTDTVQRDERRNPGITREAVEAELARTIGATHAVWLSRGLTRDYDDFGTNGHVDIVATIPSPGRLLLHTQRDPAHPDHPVTRALRAELEAQTDAAGRAFEVVELPAPATLRDHEGFVDWSYVNHLVVNGGVIACGFGEERADADARAILAEAYPGRRVVTVDARPIFARGGGIHCITQQQPAAVR, from the coding sequence ATGCCCTGGCGGATGCCCGCGGAGACCGAGCCGCACGAGCGCACCTGGATGGCGTTCCCCGCCGCCGGCACGACGCTCGGCGACACCGCGGCCGAACGCGAGGAGTGCTACGCCGCCTGGAGCGCCGTCGCCCGCGCGATCGCCGAGTTCGAGCCGGTCGCGATGCTCGTCGACCCGGCCGAGGCGGCGAACGCGCGGAACCGGCTCGGCGCATCCGTCGCGTACCTCGAGGCGGGCGTCGACGAGTTCTGGCTGCGCGACCACGGTCCCACCTTCGTGCTCGACGACGCACGGCCGGGCGTGCTCGGCGCGGTCGACTGGGTGTTCAACGGCTGGGGCGACCGCGGCTGGTCGGAGTTCGCGCTCGCCACCCGGCACGCGCGGCTCGTGGCGGATGCCGTGGGGGCCGAGCTCGTCGCCTCCGGGCTCGTGAACGAGGGCGGCGGCATCCACGTGGACGGGGTGGGCACCGTGCTCGTGACCGACACCGTGCAGCGCGACGAGCGCCGCAACCCCGGCATCACGCGGGAGGCGGTGGAGGCCGAGCTCGCCCGCACGATCGGCGCCACGCACGCCGTCTGGCTGTCGCGCGGGCTCACCCGCGACTACGACGACTTCGGCACCAACGGGCACGTCGACATCGTCGCCACCATCCCGAGCCCCGGCCGCCTGCTGCTGCACACCCAGCGCGACCCGGCGCATCCGGACCACCCGGTCACCCGCGCCCTGCGCGCCGAGCTCGAGGCGCAGACGGATGCCGCGGGTCGCGCCTTCGAGGTCGTCGAACTGCCCGCGCCCGCGACGCTCCGCGACCACGAGGGCTTCGTCGACTGGAGCTACGTGAACCACCTCGTCGTGAACGGCGGCGTCATCGCCTGCGGCTTCGGCGAGGAGCGGGCGGATGCCGACGCCCGCGCGATCCTCGCCGAGGCCTACCCCGGCCGCCGCGTCGTGACGGTCGACGCCCGCCCGATCTTCGCCCGCGGCGGCGGCATCCACTGCATCACGCAGCAGCAGCCGGCGGCCGTGCGTTGA
- a CDS encoding carboxymuconolactone decarboxylase family protein has protein sequence MTDTLELVTIPQRLDFDALAPVFSRAVSALHDAAGGEADRAGIDAGLRDLLKLRASQLNGCAYCVDLHSRDAVENGVALQRVHAVAIWEDSPFFTAAERAALRLTESITRLSETHVPDAVIDEAREWFDEPQLAALIALIVTINVWNGIGVATRCWSPRLTH, from the coding sequence ATGACCGACACCCTGGAACTCGTGACCATCCCGCAGCGCCTCGACTTCGACGCGCTCGCCCCCGTCTTCTCGCGCGCCGTGAGCGCGCTGCACGACGCGGCCGGCGGCGAGGCCGACCGCGCGGGCATCGACGCGGGCCTGCGCGACCTCCTGAAGCTGCGCGCCTCGCAGCTCAACGGCTGCGCGTACTGCGTAGACCTGCACTCCCGCGACGCCGTCGAGAACGGTGTGGCGCTGCAGCGCGTGCACGCCGTGGCGATCTGGGAGGACTCGCCGTTCTTCACCGCGGCGGAGCGCGCCGCCCTCCGGCTCACCGAGTCGATCACCCGGCTCTCGGAGACCCACGTTCCGGATGCCGTGATCGACGAGGCGCGCGAGTGGTTCGACGAGCCGCAGCTCGCGGCGCTCATCGCGCTCATCGTGACGATCAACGTGTGGAACGGCATCGGCGTCGCGACGCGCTGCTGGAGCCCGCGCCTCACGCACTGA